The region AAAGTAAGTGGTCTGAGATTACCGGTGTACAATGAATGCTATAGGGATGGGTGCTTTAAGTAGGGGGAAGGGGAACCTTCCCCCTGTTATTTTTTACCGAAATGAGAGATTACATTCATGTATTAATCCAAGTACTGTTTGTGTCGAGCAACGACTTCGGTTTGGTAAAACATAAGGCTCAAGCCTCCAGCATATGGTAGTAAAAAAGGAAATACCAGGTGATGGAGGACAGGGAGCACTATGTTTAAAATGTTATTGGGTCTTTGTATGCTGTTGCTGGGTATCTTTGTTATGCGTTATGGTCTTCGGAAAGCATTATGGCATCAATTGCACAGAGCTTTGGAGAAAATGACCAAAACTCCCTTACGTGGCCTGATTTTAGGGACGATAGCCGCTGCCTTATTTCAGAGCAGCACAACAGTGTGCCTGATTACAATCGGCTTGGTAGGGGCCGACTATATGTCCTTCCGCCAGGCTTTAGGCGTCATCTTAGGGGCAAATATTGGCACATGCTCTACTGTTCAGTTGATCAACTTCTCGTTGCCTGCCGACTACATCCTGCCCCTGATATTGATTGCCATGCTGCTGAGTATTTTCAGAAAGTTTCGGTATGTAGGGCTGGCCCTTACCGGATTGTTTAGCATGTTTGCCGGTCTGGATTTATTAGTTAAGGGCATTTCCGGTTTGTCTAATCTCAACGAGATTGCCGGATATTTAATAATGGCAAAATCTCAGCCTCTTTACGGTATATGGGGGGGTATCTTTGTGACAATGATTTTTCAATCAAGCAGTGCCGCTACCGCATTACTTATGCTGCTGGCAGATATGGGACTTGTCGATATAACGACCGCTGCGTATGTGATTTATGGCAACAACATAGGGTCATGCGCATCCTCAGTTGTTTTCAGCGCAGCAGCTCCTATCGCTGCCAGGCAGGTTGCGTTGTCCCACATTGTACTAAATGTAGTGGGAGTTCTCGTCTTTTTCCCTATGACTCCATTGTTAGTAATTGCCGCCAGGTTTTTTACCGGCGATTTCAGCGGTCAAGTGGCAACTATTCATACTCTGTTTAACCTCCTGTCATCCCTGTTAGTACTTCCGTTATCCAGGCAATTTACCAACTTAATATTTTTTCTTATGCCGAACAAAACCAAATACTAAACGATTGGCGAGGGCACTTGCATCTTCCGGGGAAATCAACTAAAATTACATATATTAACTGGTGCTGAGGTATAGTTTACATGGAACAGATGAAAAAAATACCATATGGGATTGTTTCTGCTGCTGGAGCTTATATGCTTTGGGGCATCTTGCCGATATATTGGAAGCTTGTTTCCGAGGTGCCCGCTCATGAAATTCTGGCTCATCGTATCTTTTGGTCCTTTATTTTTATGCTATGTGTAGTAATATTCGTTAATCGGAAGAAGCCGATTTTGACTGAAATGAGACAAGTGATCGCAGAACCAAAAAAACTGCTGGCTGTGACGATGGGATCCATGCTTATTAGTTTAAATTGGTTTCTTTATATTTGGGCGGTTAATAGCGACCGGGTGATTGAGACGAGTCTGGGTTATTATATCAATCCGCTTTTCAGCGTTCTACTGGCTGTAATCGTTCTGAAAGAACGGTTGTCTTACTGGCAGATTATTGCTGTTTTTCTGGCAATGATTGGTGTGCTCAACATGACGGTGCATTTCGGGGCTATTCCCTGGGTTGCTTTGCTACTGGCTGTTACCTTTGGTTTGTACGGGTTATGCAAGAAGATGGCAAACATTACGGCCATTACGAGCATTACACTGGAGACACTTGTCATGACACCTTTTGCCTTTCTCTATTTGGTATATGTCAATGTTCAGGGGGCGGGATATTTGCTGGACTTTTCCGGAACTTCCGGATTTTTAATCGGGACGGGAATTGTGACAGCCGTACCTTTATTGCTGTTTGCGCATGGTGCTAACAAATTATCATTGACAGTGCTTGGGTTTATTCAATACTTATCTCCTACGATTGCGCTGATGTTGGGAATATTTTTATACCATGAGCCCTTTACCAAAATTCATCTCGTGTCTTTTGGTTTTATTTGGGTAGCGTTAGGGTTATTTTCGCTCTCGAAGACAGAGTTATTTATGCAAATCGAGTCACTGGTGCTAAGAAAGCTGGCGGCTCCCAGCCGATAATCTCCTGTACTTTAAAATTTCCGCCGAAACTGCTTGCTATAATCTGCATACGAGAATTTTATCCATAGTAACAGAAGCTACAACCACTAGGCCGGTTGTAGCTTCTGTTGCTGCTAAATCTAAAATCGCTTTATTACTTACCGGAACAAATAGTCGGGCTGCTTTCTTGTTGTTCAAGCCGGATAAATTGGGCTGATACAAAATTAAGAAGAGCAATGACCGCGCCGCCGATGAATACGTACTTATAGCCGTTAGGCCCGCCGTTATACCACACCAGACCGCCCACGATGGGCAAGAACATGGTGACGATGTGGTCAATGCTGATACCGAGAGAAAGACTGGGAGAAACATCTTCAGGTACCAAGGCCAGCTTTTTCATATAGGTAGCCCTGGCCATGCTAACTGAACTCATGCTCTGGTCCAGGACGTAGCAGGTGCAGATAACGAGCAAAGCCAGTGATGGGTTAAACAGGTCGGCGGCAAAGGCATATCCCAGGCAGACAAAGAAGAAGGCCACTGCCTCGCCGGCAAGAATAACCTTTTCTCCAAGTTTGTCGATCATATGTCCAATCCAAGGTTTCACGACAATGCCGGTTACTGAGATGATGAAGAACAGCACCGTCATGGTGGTTACTTCTTGGTGGAAGACATCGACCAATACCCACGGCCCGAAGGTGATGAAAATCTGCTTGCGGGCCCCGTATAACACGCACAGCCAGTAGTAAAGTCCATATTCTTTCCTGAAGATAAAGCGGCTAGGTTCTTTAATCTGCCGGGTTTGTTTGATGAAAAAGAGGCATACGGCCGCCAACAGGAAAGCCAAGGCACCGATAGTAAAAGAAGTTGTATAGCTGATATGCACAAACCGGAAAAGTGCCCATAGTACAGCACTGCTGAGGACTAAGGCAACGGTATTGACAGCATTCATTTGCCCCAGCTTCTGGCCGAGTTCCCCGGAAGTAGCAAAGCTCATGCCAATACTGTTAGACATGGGGAGGTAAATATGAGTTCCCATGTTGTAGATGAAGATAGTCAGTACCACTAAGCTATATTCGGACGGGATGATGCCCAGGGAAAACATTCCCACAGCAGACAGAATGTTGGCTACAACCGTGGTTCGTATATCTCCCAGTGAGGCTAAAAGGCCAATGACGATGACTACCAGCAGACCTGGCAGCTCCCGTGGGAACTCCAGCGCGGACCGTTGGAGAATCATCATGCCCAGATTTTCTTTTAGATAGTTGTTTAGCGTTGCGCCGTCCACACTCTGACCGATACCGATAAAAGCAGTGGACAAGAGAAAGAAAAAGTAGTTACGGTCTATGCTGCGGAAGATGCCTGTTGTCATGGTAGATACCTCTTTTCAAATGAATACATTGTGTCTAAGGTTAGCATAATGTTGATGCTTAACTGCCCGGCATGGTAATATTATAACGATAAACTGCTGGAAATTCATTAATAATGTTGCTGAATAATAGCATAATTTTGATTGGTGGTGATTGGAATGGATATTGATGCGAACGGCCGGCGGCGGGATTATGATATGGACTGGGAATTTCCGGTGGAAGTTATTCGGAATGAGTATAAGGAACTGGGGCCTATGTTCGCGAGTCATTGGCACGAGCAATTTCAAATGCTATATTTTGATCAAGGCGAGGCCCTGATTTATTGTAACTCCAAGCCTATTCAAGTGAGGGCAGGTGAACTCGTGGTTATTAACGGCAGCGACTTGCATTATGGTGAAAACCTATGCCGGCAACTGGTCTACTACTTAATAAAAGTTGATCTTTCTTTTCTTCTCAGTAATCAGGCAGATCTGTGTCAAACCAAGTACATGGCGCCATTAGTGCAAAGCCAGATTCTTTTTCGTAATTATATTGGTCAGGACGATGAATTGTTAGAACAAGTGCGTCAACTTATCGGCGAGTATTACCGAAAAGAGATAGGGTACGAATTGGCAGTCAAGTCGTATATTTATCGCATCCTGGTTTTGTTGATGCGGCATTATGGTGAACAAGCAATTGATGAGACAGAGCTGGGCTGCCAGCGCAAAACCTTGCATCTTTTGCGGCCGGTGTTAGAGTATATGGACCGGCATTACCACGAAAAAGTCAGCCTGGGACAGCTAGCGGCGATGGCCAACATGAGCCGGCATTATTTTTGCCGGCTGTTCAGAAAAATTACAGGAAAGCCGCCGGTAGAGTACATGAACTGCTTGCGTATCAACCAGGCGGTAACGTTATTGCAGGAGAGTGATCTCAATATCAGTGAGATTGCCGGGGCTGTTGGATTTAATGACAGCAATTATTTCAGCCGTCTGTTTAAAAAGTACAAACACGTGTCCCCTTCTGAAATGCAGAAAGGGTCTGCCAGCCGGAAATATACTGCAGGGCATTCTGGATTGCAGTAATGCCTTTTGCCTGATATAAAGCATATGGATGCGCAAACACACCAGGCCCTGACCGGGATTAGCAATCAG is a window of Sporomusaceae bacterium ACPt DNA encoding:
- the rarD gene encoding Protein RarD, which translates into the protein MEQMKKIPYGIVSAAGAYMLWGILPIYWKLVSEVPAHEILAHRIFWSFIFMLCVVIFVNRKKPILTEMRQVIAEPKKLLAVTMGSMLISLNWFLYIWAVNSDRVIETSLGYYINPLFSVLLAVIVLKERLSYWQIIAVFLAMIGVLNMTVHFGAIPWVALLLAVTFGLYGLCKKMANITAITSITLETLVMTPFAFLYLVYVNVQGAGYLLDFSGTSGFLIGTGIVTAVPLLLFAHGANKLSLTVLGFIQYLSPTIALMLGIFLYHEPFTKIHLVSFGFIWVALGLFSLSKTELFMQIESLVLRKLAAPSR
- the rhaS_2 gene encoding HTH-type transcriptional activator RhaS, whose amino-acid sequence is MDIDANGRRRDYDMDWEFPVEVIRNEYKELGPMFASHWHEQFQMLYFDQGEALIYCNSKPIQVRAGELVVINGSDLHYGENLCRQLVYYLIKVDLSFLLSNQADLCQTKYMAPLVQSQILFRNYIGQDDELLEQVRQLIGEYYRKEIGYELAVKSYIYRILVLLMRHYGEQAIDETELGCQRKTLHLLRPVLEYMDRHYHEKVSLGQLAAMANMSRHYFCRLFRKITGKPPVEYMNCLRINQAVTLLQESDLNISEIAGAVGFNDSNYFSRLFKKYKHVSPSEMQKGSASRKYTAGHSGLQ